A single window of Luteipulveratus halotolerans DNA harbors:
- a CDS encoding GNAT family N-acetyltransferase, whose product MTALTFRSATHDDVPALVGLIESAYRGDASRAGWTTEADLLEGQRTDPEGVRAVIDGDASRLVVVERDDDLVACCQLEHRGDHAYFGMFAVSPREQGSGLGKQVIAEAERFAQAEWDVAEMRMTVIRQREDLIGWYERRGYRRTGQMSPFPYGDERFGIPQRDDLEFELLVKPLG is encoded by the coding sequence ATGACTGCCCTCACGTTCCGGTCCGCCACCCACGACGACGTACCCGCACTCGTGGGCCTGATCGAGTCGGCGTACCGGGGCGATGCGAGCCGGGCGGGCTGGACCACCGAGGCCGACCTGCTCGAAGGTCAGCGCACCGACCCCGAGGGCGTACGGGCCGTGATCGACGGCGACGCGAGTCGGCTCGTCGTCGTCGAGCGCGACGATGACCTCGTGGCCTGCTGCCAGCTGGAGCACCGCGGCGACCACGCCTACTTCGGGATGTTCGCCGTCAGCCCGCGCGAGCAGGGCAGCGGGCTCGGCAAGCAGGTCATCGCCGAGGCCGAGCGGTTCGCGCAGGCCGAGTGGGACGTCGCCGAGATGCGCATGACCGTGATCCGGCAGCGCGAGGACCTGATCGGCTGGTACGAGCGGCGCGGCTACCGGCGTACCGGCCAGATGTCACCGTTCCCGTACGGCGACGAGAGGTTCGGGATTCCGCAGCGGGACGACCTGGAGTTCGAGCTGCTGGTCAAACCCCTCGGGTGA
- a CDS encoding aldo/keto reductase — MSAPLPRRRIADLDVSALGLGCMGMSFAYGTADRDESIATLHRALDLGVNLLDTADMYGNGHNEQLLSEVLKTRRDEIVLATKFGILTDPETSMPNGQVDGSAAYARTAVDASLSRLGVETIDLYYLHRPDPQVPIEETVGAMAQMVDAGKIRQIGLSEASADTLRRASAVHPIAAVQTEWSIFSRDIERAVVPAARELGTALVAYSPLGRGMLTGSAAASAPGDGDFRSTLPRWQGDNLDANLALVGRIGEIASGLGATAGQVALAWLLAQGEDVVPIPGTKRRTYLEENVAAATLQVPAEALAELSSLEPAGDRTPDRSWVERDTAPTT, encoded by the coding sequence ATGAGTGCACCGCTCCCCCGTCGCCGCATCGCCGACCTCGACGTGTCCGCCCTCGGCCTCGGCTGCATGGGCATGTCGTTCGCGTACGGCACCGCCGACCGCGACGAGTCGATCGCCACCCTCCACCGCGCGCTCGACCTCGGCGTCAACCTGCTCGACACCGCCGACATGTACGGCAACGGCCACAACGAGCAGCTGCTGTCCGAGGTGCTCAAGACCCGCCGCGACGAGATCGTCCTGGCCACCAAGTTCGGCATCCTCACCGACCCCGAGACGTCGATGCCCAACGGCCAGGTGGACGGCTCCGCGGCGTACGCCCGCACGGCCGTCGACGCCTCGCTGTCCCGCCTCGGGGTGGAGACGATCGACCTGTACTACCTGCACCGCCCGGACCCGCAGGTGCCGATCGAGGAGACCGTCGGCGCGATGGCGCAGATGGTCGACGCCGGCAAGATCCGCCAGATCGGGCTGTCCGAGGCGTCCGCCGACACGTTGCGTCGCGCGAGCGCGGTCCACCCGATCGCAGCCGTGCAGACGGAGTGGTCGATCTTCAGCCGCGACATCGAACGGGCGGTCGTCCCGGCCGCGCGCGAGCTCGGCACCGCGCTCGTGGCGTACTCGCCGCTGGGCCGAGGCATGCTCACGGGTTCGGCCGCCGCGAGCGCGCCCGGCGACGGCGACTTCCGGTCGACGCTGCCGCGCTGGCAGGGCGACAACCTCGACGCCAACCTCGCGCTGGTCGGGCGCATCGGTGAGATCGCCTCCGGTCTCGGCGCCACCGCCGGGCAGGTGGCGCTCGCCTGGCTGCTCGCGCAGGGTGAGGACGTCGTGCCGATCCCCGGCACCAAGCGCCGGACCTACCTGGAGGAGAACGTCGCCGCCGCCACCCTGCAGGTCCCTGCCGAGGCGCTGGCCGAGCTGTCGTCGCTGGAGCCGGCCGGTGACCGTACGCCGGACCGCAGCTGGGTCGAGCGCGACACCGCCCCCACCACCTGA
- a CDS encoding MerR family transcriptional regulator: MTTSTILDRALATRVGDEPIDIDQINALLDGGEIAHSMTVAEVAALLDLSPHTLRYYERIGLVSVPRAPSGHRKYDTEAVRRIVFLTRMRLSGMSIRDLTRYIELAEQGESTVPERLALMQAHRAQIARQIEELQVSLAVTDHKITTYGGACGS, translated from the coding sequence ATGACCACCTCGACGATCCTCGACCGGGCGCTCGCGACCCGCGTCGGTGACGAGCCCATCGACATCGATCAGATCAACGCTCTGCTCGACGGCGGCGAGATCGCCCACTCGATGACGGTCGCCGAGGTCGCCGCCCTGCTCGACCTCAGCCCGCACACCCTGCGCTACTACGAACGCATCGGTCTGGTGTCGGTGCCGCGCGCACCGTCCGGCCACCGCAAGTACGACACCGAGGCCGTACGACGCATCGTGTTCCTCACGCGAATGCGCTTGTCCGGTATGTCGATTCGCGACCTGACCCGCTACATCGAGCTGGCCGAGCAGGGCGAGTCGACCGTGCCCGAACGCCTCGCGCTGATGCAGGCGCACCGGGCGCAGATCGCCCGCCAGATCGAAGAGCTGCAGGTGTCGCTCGCCGTCACCGACCACAAGATCACGACCTACGGCGGTGCGTGCGGCAGCTGA
- a CDS encoding enoyl-CoA hydratase/isomerase family protein: MPATRTFTTDEIRIEQDGALGRIVLDRPRAINALTQPMVEAVSAALRAWSGDETVRTVSIEGAGDRGLCAGGDVVAVRRTWLDGGDRTAFFRAEYAMNAALAAYPKPVVAYQDGVVIGGGVGVSAYADLRLVTERSKVAMPETGIGFFPDVGATYLLSRAPGEIGTHLALTGTTVAGRDAIAAGLSDAQIASVDWVSLRERLSAGDPLPTHLGDNPPASGLAAARSWIDECYAGDDPAAILHRLQSHDDPAAREAGTLLATRSPLSVAVTLEALRRAARLGSVREVLDQDLVIAGHLVADGDFVEGVRAQLVDKDRTPTWQHGSVDEVSASVVQKYFR, translated from the coding sequence GTGCCTGCCACCCGAACGTTCACCACAGACGAGATCCGCATCGAGCAGGACGGCGCACTCGGCCGCATCGTGCTCGACCGTCCGCGGGCCATCAACGCGCTCACGCAGCCGATGGTCGAGGCCGTCAGCGCCGCCCTGCGCGCCTGGTCCGGCGACGAGACCGTGCGGACCGTCTCGATCGAGGGCGCCGGAGACCGCGGCCTGTGCGCCGGAGGTGACGTCGTCGCCGTACGCCGCACCTGGCTCGACGGCGGCGACCGCACCGCGTTCTTCCGTGCCGAGTACGCCATGAACGCCGCCCTCGCTGCGTACCCCAAGCCCGTCGTCGCCTACCAGGACGGTGTGGTCATAGGCGGGGGCGTCGGCGTCTCGGCGTACGCCGACCTGCGGCTGGTCACCGAGCGCTCCAAGGTCGCGATGCCCGAGACCGGCATCGGCTTCTTCCCCGACGTGGGCGCGACCTACCTGCTCTCCCGCGCACCCGGCGAGATCGGCACGCACCTGGCCCTGACCGGTACGACGGTCGCCGGGCGCGACGCCATCGCCGCCGGTCTGTCGGACGCGCAGATCGCGAGCGTCGACTGGGTGAGCCTGCGCGAACGCCTGTCGGCCGGCGACCCGCTGCCCACGCACCTCGGCGACAACCCGCCCGCGAGCGGTCTCGCGGCTGCGCGTTCGTGGATCGACGAGTGCTACGCCGGTGACGACCCGGCCGCGATCCTGCACCGCCTGCAGTCGCACGACGACCCGGCAGCACGCGAGGCCGGCACGCTGCTCGCGACGCGCTCGCCGCTGTCGGTCGCGGTGACCCTGGAGGCGCTGCGCCGCGCGGCCCGGCTGGGTTCGGTGCGTGAGGTGCTCGACCAGGACCTCGTCATCGCCGGCCACCTGGTCGCGGACGGCGACTTCGTCGAGGGCGTGCGTGCCCAGCTGGTCGACAAGGACCGCACCCCGACCTGGCAGCACGGCTCGGTCGACGAGGTGTCGGCGAGCGTCGTCCAGAAATACTTTCGCTGA
- a CDS encoding glycerophosphodiester phosphodiesterase: MGRTLSGRAPAVVAHRGSSAAEPEHTLTAYRRAIDEGADAVECDIRLTADDELVCVHDRRVDRVSDGRGVVADLTLAELLELDFGVLRGRGSTVLVLRDLLQLLLDAPRRVDIAIETKHPDKYGGRLESRLAALLDEMGLASPEPVQPHVRMMSFSVLAVRRFGRLCPGLPRVLLSELGLVPSVRAGRLPDNIPVLGISTSLLRRDPQIVARHHARGHQVHVYTVDRDDDLDRCLDLGVDAIITNRPAWVRSVVDAL, translated from the coding sequence GTGGGCCGGACTCTCAGTGGGCGCGCACCCGCGGTCGTCGCGCACCGCGGGTCGAGCGCGGCCGAGCCCGAGCACACCCTGACCGCCTATCGTCGCGCGATCGACGAGGGGGCCGACGCGGTCGAGTGCGACATCCGGCTGACCGCCGACGACGAGCTCGTGTGCGTGCACGACCGGCGCGTCGACCGCGTCAGCGACGGTCGTGGCGTGGTCGCCGACCTCACGCTCGCCGAGCTGCTCGAGCTCGACTTCGGGGTGCTGCGCGGGCGCGGCTCGACGGTCCTGGTGCTGCGTGATCTGCTGCAGCTGCTGCTCGACGCGCCGCGCCGGGTCGACATCGCGATCGAGACCAAGCACCCCGACAAGTACGGCGGCCGGCTGGAGTCGCGGCTCGCGGCTCTGCTCGACGAGATGGGCCTCGCCTCGCCCGAGCCCGTGCAGCCCCACGTGCGGATGATGTCGTTCTCGGTGCTGGCCGTACGCCGGTTCGGCCGCCTCTGCCCAGGCCTGCCGCGGGTGCTGCTGTCGGAGCTGGGGCTGGTGCCGTCCGTACGCGCCGGCCGGCTGCCCGACAACATCCCGGTGCTCGGCATCAGCACGTCGCTGCTGCGGCGCGACCCGCAGATCGTGGCCCGTCATCACGCGCGTGGGCACCAGGTGCACGTCTACACGGTCGACCGCGACGACGACCTGGACCGCTGCCTCGACCTCGGCGTCGACGCGATCATCACCAACCGGCCCGCGTGGGTGCGTTCGGTCGTCGACGCCCTCTGA
- a CDS encoding MerR family transcriptional regulator: MRIGELAESTGVSARSLRYYESLGLIRSTRTPAGWRDFEPAMHERVVLIQHLFAAGLSSATIGEVLPCLEASPDERTGELDERLRAEIDRIEAERRHLDCELDILRALRSETAPAAPTP; encoded by the coding sequence ATGCGCATCGGCGAGCTCGCGGAGAGCACAGGCGTCAGTGCCCGTTCGCTGCGCTACTACGAGTCGCTCGGCCTGATCCGGTCGACGCGTACGCCGGCCGGCTGGCGCGACTTCGAACCCGCCATGCACGAGCGGGTCGTGCTCATCCAGCACCTGTTCGCGGCGGGGCTGAGCAGCGCCACGATCGGTGAGGTGCTGCCGTGCCTGGAGGCCTCACCCGACGAGCGCACCGGTGAGCTCGACGAGCGGCTGCGCGCCGAGATCGACCGGATCGAGGCCGAGCGCCGCCACCTCGACTGCGAGCTGGACATCCTGCGAGCGCTGCGCTCCGAAACCGCCCCGGCGGCGCCCACCCCCTGA
- a CDS encoding DMT family transporter, with product MEWLHLGIAVVFEIAVAVSAGKAAGFTHRGWTAATLVSGAIGTYFLSLALRTFDVGVGYAIWTSVSGVGIVVLGALVLGQHIDRRRAIGIAAVVGGVVGLQLTGGAA from the coding sequence ATGGAATGGCTCCACCTCGGCATCGCCGTGGTCTTCGAGATCGCGGTCGCCGTCAGCGCCGGCAAGGCCGCCGGCTTCACCCATCGCGGCTGGACGGCTGCCACACTCGTGAGCGGCGCGATCGGCACGTACTTCCTCAGCCTGGCGCTGCGGACGTTCGACGTCGGTGTCGGGTACGCGATCTGGACGTCGGTCTCGGGCGTCGGCATCGTCGTCCTCGGCGCACTCGTGCTCGGGCAGCACATCGACCGGCGTCGCGCGATCGGCATCGCCGCGGTCGTCGGCGGTGTCGTCGGCCTGCAGCTCACCGGAGGTGCGGCATGA
- a CDS encoding DMT family transporter, whose translation MNAWLTLLLAGVFEVGYALSVGGSDGFTELPWSVVAVVFFLLTLYALSVALKRIDVGIGYAVWAGIGAVGAALLSPVFFDDTLTVVRGFWLAVIIGGVVWLKLADRPA comes from the coding sequence ATGAACGCCTGGCTCACCCTGCTGCTCGCCGGCGTCTTCGAGGTCGGCTACGCGCTCTCGGTCGGCGGCAGCGACGGTTTCACCGAGCTCCCGTGGTCGGTCGTCGCCGTCGTGTTCTTCCTGCTCACGCTGTACGCCCTGAGCGTCGCCCTCAAGCGCATCGACGTCGGCATCGGGTACGCCGTGTGGGCGGGCATCGGCGCGGTCGGCGCGGCACTACTCAGCCCGGTGTTCTTCGACGACACGCTCACCGTCGTACGCGGCTTCTGGCTGGCGGTCATCATCGGCGGCGTGGTCTGGCTCAAGCTCGCCGACCGCCCCGCTTGA
- a CDS encoding sigma factor-like helix-turn-helix DNA-binding protein produces the protein MLERLSPEHRAVLVLRDLEGVDEATTAQLLALPEGTIKSRLHRARRRFRTEWTA, from the coding sequence GTGCTCGAACGACTCTCCCCCGAGCATCGCGCCGTCCTGGTCCTGCGCGACCTCGAAGGCGTCGACGAGGCGACGACCGCCCAGCTGCTCGCTCTCCCCGAAGGCACGATCAAGTCACGACTGCACCGCGCACGTCGCCGGTTCAGGACGGAGTGGACCGCATGA
- a CDS encoding FAD-binding oxidoreductase, whose protein sequence is MTATQLPKTDCPVLRPDDDGFAEEIAGYNGIVTHAPRLVVCAMSAQDIVTAVEYAGREGLSVGVQATGHGPTVAADGVLITTHRMREVEVDADARTARVSAGARGSDVLAAAAPHGLAPLGGSTGATGFIGYLLGGGMPMLGRMYGYAADRVRSIDVVTADARLRTVTPESEAELFWALLGARGNFGVVTSVEVDLVEVDEIIGGSLAFTGASADAVVRAYFDWVRDCPADVATSIASMQMPDQPFIPEPIRGQRTVQVRFLSLGTPATGFVDAVQAAGGPAVMGAIGPMRYADVATIHHEPTTPTVFAGRNSLLGELDDDAVEALVARVGSDGDDRYLAEVRHLGGALSDDPDGRAAVGRRDGTFSLYTGTPLVGIDAATAYAAQDELHTAMAPWGIGAVNPMFLADAGTPEEIESAFTPEAFQRLRAAKSHYDADNMFRINRTIPAL, encoded by the coding sequence ATGACTGCGACCCAGCTCCCCAAGACCGACTGCCCCGTGCTCCGTCCCGACGACGACGGATTCGCCGAGGAGATCGCCGGATACAACGGCATCGTGACCCACGCGCCCCGGCTCGTCGTCTGCGCGATGTCGGCGCAGGACATCGTCACCGCGGTCGAGTACGCCGGTCGCGAGGGTCTGTCCGTCGGCGTCCAGGCGACGGGTCACGGCCCCACGGTGGCTGCGGACGGCGTACTCATCACGACCCACCGCATGCGCGAGGTCGAGGTCGACGCCGATGCCCGGACCGCTCGCGTCTCGGCGGGTGCCCGAGGCTCGGACGTGCTCGCCGCGGCGGCGCCGCACGGGCTCGCTCCGCTCGGCGGCTCGACCGGCGCGACCGGATTCATCGGCTACCTGCTCGGCGGTGGCATGCCGATGCTCGGGCGGATGTACGGGTACGCCGCGGACCGCGTCCGCTCGATCGACGTGGTCACCGCCGATGCCCGGCTGCGCACCGTGACGCCGGAGTCGGAGGCCGAGCTGTTCTGGGCCCTGCTTGGAGCCCGCGGCAACTTCGGCGTCGTGACCTCCGTCGAGGTCGATCTCGTCGAGGTCGACGAGATCATCGGCGGCAGCCTGGCGTTCACCGGTGCCAGCGCGGACGCCGTCGTACGCGCGTACTTCGACTGGGTGCGTGACTGCCCCGCTGACGTCGCGACCTCGATCGCGTCGATGCAGATGCCCGACCAGCCGTTCATCCCCGAGCCGATCCGCGGTCAGCGCACGGTGCAGGTGCGCTTCCTCTCGCTCGGTACGCCGGCGACGGGCTTCGTCGACGCCGTGCAGGCCGCGGGCGGCCCGGCGGTGATGGGCGCCATCGGCCCGATGCGCTACGCCGACGTCGCCACCATCCACCACGAGCCGACGACGCCGACGGTCTTCGCGGGCAGGAACAGCCTGCTCGGCGAGCTCGACGACGACGCGGTCGAGGCGCTCGTGGCGCGGGTGGGCAGTGACGGCGACGACCGCTACCTCGCCGAGGTCCGCCACCTCGGCGGTGCGCTGTCGGACGACCCCGACGGCCGGGCCGCGGTCGGCCGACGCGACGGCACGTTCAGCCTCTACACGGGCACGCCGCTCGTGGGGATCGACGCGGCGACGGCGTACGCCGCCCAGGACGAGCTGCACACGGCCATGGCGCCGTGGGGCATCGGCGCGGTCAACCCGATGTTCCTCGCCGACGCGGGCACCCCTGAGGAGATCGAGTCGGCGTTCACGCCCGAGGCCTTCCAGCGGCTGCGGGCGGCCAAGAGTCACTACGACGCGGACAACATGTTCCGCATCAACCGCACCATCCCCGCGCTCTGA
- a CDS encoding ATP-binding protein, which produces MTTQTKKKQMDARVRTVRLAWTLESVPEIRRVLVEDLSDGSVPDEIVHEAETVVCELVSNAVRHAKPLPDGSVRVHWKVRAPRVELEVTDGGGEGIPAPKPPATWAPAGRGLRIVRSMAHEWGVSEERQGRTVWAALGGPSRRRA; this is translated from the coding sequence ATGACGACGCAGACCAAGAAGAAGCAGATGGACGCACGCGTACGCACAGTTCGACTCGCCTGGACGCTGGAGTCCGTGCCCGAGATCCGGCGGGTCCTGGTCGAAGACCTGTCCGACGGCTCGGTCCCGGACGAGATCGTCCACGAGGCCGAGACGGTCGTGTGCGAGCTCGTCTCCAACGCCGTCCGCCACGCCAAGCCGCTGCCCGACGGCAGCGTCCGCGTGCACTGGAAGGTGCGCGCACCGCGCGTCGAGCTCGAGGTGACCGACGGCGGCGGCGAGGGCATCCCCGCCCCCAAGCCGCCTGCCACCTGGGCGCCCGCCGGCCGTGGCCTGCGCATCGTCCGCAGCATGGCCCACGAGTGGGGCGTCAGCGAAGAACGCCAGGGCCGCACCGTCTGGGCTGCCCTCGGTGGCCCCTCGCGTCGCCGCGCCTGA
- a CDS encoding DUF2079 domain-containing protein, protein MNLPRRPRAFGAAAGVVAFVWFTVLALARWNEGRATSYDLGIFSQSAQAWSRGHLPRSFIRGDHTLLADHFSPATAVFGAAWRVWPDPRVLLLTQALCLAVGVAVMVGTTAARLGPRAGVLVALVGCAGKPLVAGDLFDVHEVALGVPVVAVLCRALLDRRWRTAVIAGLALVLVKEDLGLTVGMAGIVWWWRSDRSGREMRKGLVLCVIGALGLLTAMLVIGHFNPSGHTSYLDYFTGGSGGDLAAHSEPPVHQLALDRRVVPLFMLTVSTFVIGWRSSILWLALPTLAWRMVSSNASYWSSDNHYDLVLWPIAVAAAVDAWPRWRERRPLAYGLVAVSAVISVVASIGFVADRGVNPAHALTRAERLDRLDELMRSVPAGDRVAAQNSLGPYLIPRYDVTMLGVDRPERVRWAVLVDDDRREFQAQPCERSTYLEDLAQHPDWLVRRQGDLVLVRLPTEQPSGLRACAPQR, encoded by the coding sequence GTGAACCTGCCGCGCCGCCCTCGCGCCTTCGGCGCTGCGGCCGGCGTGGTCGCGTTCGTCTGGTTCACCGTGCTGGCCCTGGCGCGCTGGAACGAAGGCCGCGCGACGTCGTACGACCTGGGCATCTTCAGCCAGTCGGCCCAGGCGTGGAGCCGCGGCCACCTGCCCCGCTCGTTCATCCGCGGCGACCACACGCTGCTGGCCGACCACTTCAGCCCGGCGACCGCGGTGTTCGGGGCGGCCTGGCGGGTGTGGCCCGACCCGCGCGTGCTGCTGCTCACCCAGGCCCTGTGCCTCGCGGTCGGCGTCGCGGTCATGGTCGGTACGACGGCCGCACGCCTCGGTCCACGCGCGGGCGTGCTCGTCGCCCTCGTCGGCTGCGCTGGTAAGCCGCTCGTCGCGGGCGACCTGTTCGACGTGCACGAGGTGGCGCTCGGCGTGCCGGTCGTCGCCGTCCTCTGCCGGGCGCTGCTCGACCGCCGTTGGCGCACGGCCGTCATCGCGGGCCTCGCGCTCGTGCTGGTCAAGGAGGACCTCGGCCTGACCGTCGGCATGGCCGGCATCGTGTGGTGGTGGCGCTCCGACCGGTCCGGCCGTGAGATGCGAAAAGGCCTGGTGCTGTGCGTGATCGGAGCGCTCGGCCTGCTCACGGCCATGCTCGTGATCGGCCACTTCAACCCGAGCGGCCACACGTCGTACCTCGACTACTTCACCGGCGGCAGCGGCGGCGACCTGGCGGCGCACTCGGAGCCGCCCGTGCACCAGCTCGCTCTCGACCGCCGCGTCGTCCCGTTGTTCATGCTGACCGTGAGCACGTTCGTGATCGGCTGGCGCTCGTCGATCCTGTGGCTCGCGCTGCCGACGCTGGCGTGGCGGATGGTGTCGTCCAACGCGTCGTACTGGTCCTCCGACAACCACTACGACCTGGTGCTGTGGCCGATCGCGGTCGCCGCGGCGGTCGACGCCTGGCCGCGCTGGCGGGAGAGGCGACCACTCGCGTACGGGCTCGTCGCCGTCAGCGCCGTCATCAGCGTGGTCGCGAGCATCGGGTTCGTCGCCGACCGCGGCGTCAACCCGGCGCACGCGCTGACCCGCGCCGAGCGGCTGGACCGCCTCGACGAGCTGATGCGCAGCGTGCCCGCCGGCGATCGCGTCGCCGCGCAGAACAGCCTCGGCCCCTACCTCATCCCGCGGTACGACGTCACGATGCTCGGCGTCGACCGGCCCGAACGCGTGCGCTGGGCCGTGCTCGTCGACGACGACCGCCGCGAGTTCCAGGCGCAGCCGTGCGAGCGGTCGACGTACCTCGAGGATCTCGCGCAGCACCCGGACTGGCTGGTGCGGCGCCAGGGCGACCTGGTGCTGGTGCGGTTGCCGACCGAGCAGCCGTCCGGCCTGCGGGCGTGTGCGCCGCAAAGATAG
- a CDS encoding DUF5926 family protein, which translates to MGKASRRKAQDKKAPRDPSTLPAPFVARPFEGLPSETDWVALREIVPAATATIRYTHDGESAQATVATVLPMAWPGLHRDGGERMIALQSGATSGDASRDLAQALISVAQLPEGQALTTVPRTTAGTPRLQDLLDADQTFDVELHEGFDFWVAGADLDADGRESLERANEAAAPTKRLTAAASAYWCRIGDRTFVRWVLPHHEDKATDALARLHASDRSRLGDGRLLGAFRASGLLVPVWEIDPATEPEALDEPLAALSGALDEVLASTDALTADERRARNGIVSRQVTLR; encoded by the coding sequence ATGGGGAAGGCTTCACGGCGCAAGGCGCAGGACAAGAAGGCACCACGCGATCCGAGCACGCTGCCGGCGCCGTTCGTCGCACGACCGTTCGAGGGGCTGCCCTCCGAGACCGACTGGGTCGCGCTGCGCGAGATCGTACCGGCCGCGACCGCGACGATCCGCTACACGCACGACGGCGAGTCGGCGCAGGCCACCGTCGCGACCGTGCTGCCGATGGCGTGGCCGGGCCTGCACCGCGACGGCGGCGAGCGCATGATCGCCCTGCAGTCCGGTGCCACCAGCGGTGACGCCAGCCGCGACCTCGCCCAGGCCCTGATCTCGGTCGCCCAGCTGCCCGAGGGGCAGGCGCTCACGACGGTGCCGCGTACGACGGCGGGCACCCCGCGTCTGCAGGACCTCCTCGACGCCGACCAGACCTTCGACGTCGAGCTGCACGAGGGCTTCGACTTCTGGGTGGCCGGTGCCGACCTCGACGCCGACGGGCGCGAGTCGCTCGAGCGCGCCAACGAGGCCGCCGCCCCGACGAAGCGCCTGACCGCAGCCGCGTCCGCGTACTGGTGCCGCATCGGTGACCGCACGTTCGTGCGCTGGGTACTGCCGCACCACGAGGACAAGGCCACCGACGCCCTCGCCCGTCTGCACGCCTCCGACCGCAGCCGTCTCGGCGACGGCCGGCTGCTCGGCGCGTTCCGCGCGTCCGGGCTGCTCGTGCCCGTCTGGGAGATCGACCCGGCCACCGAGCCCGAGGCGCTCGACGAGCCGCTGGCCGCGCTCTCGGGTGCGCTCGACGAGGTGCTCGCCTCCACCGACGCGCTGACGGCCGACGAGCGCCGCGCTCGCAACGGCATCGTCAGCCGTCAGGTCACGCTGCGCTGA
- a CDS encoding glycosyltransferase encodes MPGTFVAIIPAKDEADRVISTIRAVQTIAGVDTVVVVDDGSRDATGDLARGAGATVVRHDTNRGKAAAMTSGAAAAAAAGLGELPLLFVDADLEGSAAALGVLVGPVVAGEADLTIAVLPPQKVAGGGHGFVVRLARNGIRSLTGFEAQQPLSGMRCLSRSAYDAAQPFARGWGVETGMTVDVLRAGLTVREVPCELHHRVTGSDWRGQVHRAEQYRDVWIALARRRLKGRLTR; translated from the coding sequence ATGCCTGGCACGTTCGTCGCGATCATCCCGGCCAAGGACGAAGCCGACCGGGTGATCTCGACGATCCGTGCGGTCCAGACCATCGCCGGAGTCGACACCGTCGTGGTCGTCGACGACGGATCCCGTGACGCCACAGGCGATCTCGCGCGCGGGGCCGGCGCCACCGTCGTACGCCACGACACCAACCGGGGCAAGGCCGCCGCCATGACGTCCGGTGCTGCGGCTGCTGCTGCCGCCGGTCTCGGCGAGCTGCCGCTGCTGTTCGTCGACGCCGACCTCGAAGGCTCGGCTGCCGCGCTCGGCGTGCTCGTCGGGCCGGTCGTCGCCGGCGAGGCCGACTTGACCATCGCGGTGCTGCCCCCTCAGAAGGTCGCGGGCGGTGGCCATGGGTTCGTGGTTCGGTTGGCACGCAACGGAATTCGCAGCCTCACGGGGTTCGAGGCACAGCAGCCGCTGTCCGGTATGCGCTGCCTCAGCCGGTCGGCGTACGACGCCGCGCAGCCCTTCGCCCGCGGCTGGGGTGTCGAGACGGGCATGACCGTCGACGTACTGCGTGCCGGGCTGACGGTGCGCGAGGTGCCGTGCGAGCTGCACCACCGCGTCACCGGGTCCGACTGGCGCGGCCAGGTGCACCGGGCCGAGCAGTACCGCGACGTGTGGATAGCCCTCGCCCGGAGGCGGCTCAAGGGGCGACTGACGCGATGA